In Deltaproteobacteria bacterium HGW-Deltaproteobacteria-18, a genomic segment contains:
- a CDS encoding chemotaxis response regulator protein-glutamate methylesterase has product MKDKIRILIVDDSALVRQTLTSIYASDPEIEVIGAAGDPFAAAEIMRDHTPDVLSLDVEMPRMDGITFLKKIMTQHPIPTIICSTLTEKNAETTMKALEYGAVSIIQKPKVGTKQFMEESRIMLCDEVKAAAKAKVQKYVPRTLKISQKLTADAMLPKAASNAMIQTTEKVVVVGASTGGTEALLTLLQSMPVDCPGIVIVQHMPEKFTAAFAQRLNSLCDIVVKEATDNDTVLRGQALIAPGNLHMLLKRSGARYYVQVKEGPLVSRHRPSVDVLFRSAARYAGKNAVGVIMTGMGDDGAKAMLEMHQAGAVTVAQDEHSCVVFGMPGEAIKLGGVDKIVPLTQIAPLVLQLCRS; this is encoded by the coding sequence ATGAAAGATAAAATACGCATCCTCATTGTGGATGATTCGGCTCTGGTCCGCCAGACCCTCACTTCCATCTACGCTTCGGATCCGGAGATAGAGGTCATCGGCGCGGCGGGAGACCCTTTCGCGGCGGCCGAAATCATGCGCGACCATACGCCGGACGTCCTGTCCCTGGATGTGGAGATGCCGCGCATGGACGGGATCACGTTCCTCAAGAAGATCATGACCCAGCATCCCATCCCGACCATCATCTGCTCCACCCTGACCGAAAAAAACGCCGAAACAACCATGAAAGCCCTGGAATACGGGGCCGTATCCATCATTCAGAAGCCCAAGGTGGGTACAAAGCAGTTCATGGAGGAATCACGGATCATGCTCTGCGACGAGGTCAAGGCCGCAGCCAAGGCCAAGGTGCAGAAATACGTGCCCCGGACCCTGAAGATCAGCCAGAAACTGACGGCCGACGCCATGCTGCCCAAAGCCGCGTCCAACGCGATGATCCAGACCACGGAGAAGGTTGTCGTGGTCGGTGCCTCGACAGGCGGAACCGAGGCCCTGTTGACCCTGCTGCAGTCCATGCCGGTGGATTGCCCTGGCATCGTCATCGTCCAGCACATGCCCGAGAAATTCACGGCAGCCTTTGCCCAGCGCCTGAACTCCCTGTGCGACATCGTGGTCAAGGAAGCCACCGACAACGATACCGTGCTGCGCGGCCAGGCCCTCATCGCTCCGGGCAATCTGCATATGCTGCTCAAACGCAGCGGCGCCAGATACTACGTACAGGTCAAGGAGGGGCCGCTGGTCTCGCGGCACCGCCCCTCAGTGGACGTCCTTTTCCGTTCGGCCGCAAGGTATGCGGGCAAGAACGCCGTGGGAGTGATCATGACGGGCATGGGCGACGACGGCGCCAAGGCCATGCTCGAAATGCATCAGGCCGGAGCCGTAACCGTGGCTCAGGACGAGCATTCCTGTGTCGTCTTCGGCATGCCCGGCGAGGCCATCAAGCTGGGCGGGGTGGACAAGATAGTGCCACTGACCCAGATTGCCCCCCTGGTTTTGCAGTTGTGCCGATCCTGA
- a CDS encoding response regulator gives MRILIVEDDFVGRKVMHQLLLEYGECDVAVDGVEAVKAFDLAWAVEQPYDVMFLDIMMPNMSGHEALKIIRDKEKERGVTPQKEVRVIMTSALDDVKNVTQSFFQGGASAYLVKPIERRKIIEELRKLGLV, from the coding sequence ATGCGAATACTGATAGTGGAAGATGATTTTGTCGGCCGCAAGGTGATGCACCAGTTACTGCTCGAATACGGAGAGTGCGATGTCGCTGTGGATGGAGTCGAGGCCGTCAAGGCTTTCGACTTGGCCTGGGCGGTGGAGCAGCCTTACGACGTCATGTTTCTGGATATCATGATGCCGAACATGAGTGGGCATGAGGCCCTGAAGATCATCAGGGACAAGGAGAAGGAACGCGGCGTGACGCCCCAAAAAGAGGTGAGAGTCATCATGACCAGCGCGCTGGACGACGTGAAGAACGTGACCCAGTCCTTTTTCCAGGGCGGGGCGTCGGCCTATCTGGTCAAACCCATCGAACGGCGCAAGATTATCGAGGAACTGCGTAAACTGGGTCTGGTCTGA
- a CDS encoding CoB--CoM heterodisulfide reductase, whose protein sequence is MKYAYFPGCKIAHHLPMHGQSVEAVCARLGIELVKPEFNCCGYPVRHESRDASVYSALRNLALAQSLGLELMTPCKCCFGNLQHARHQVDNDEKLKCRMKDLLREDGLDFPGKVRVRHFLQVLDDYPGGVTSAVSRPLTGLKVACHYGCHALRPENITHFDDPLAPTIFERLVAATGASPLPWDLRLECCGYPLRGRDETIADLLVAKKMADAKSAGADLLATACTYCQLQFGNENRKSPQTIPAVLYSRILGLALGLDPDELGIKPGDLLARFVV, encoded by the coding sequence ATGAAATACGCCTACTTTCCGGGCTGTAAGATCGCCCATCATCTGCCGATGCATGGCCAGAGCGTTGAGGCCGTCTGTGCCCGCCTTGGAATTGAGCTGGTCAAACCCGAGTTCAACTGCTGCGGCTATCCCGTGCGCCACGAGAGCCGGGACGCTTCGGTCTATTCCGCCCTGCGCAACCTGGCCCTGGCGCAAAGTCTCGGCCTTGAGCTCATGACGCCCTGCAAATGCTGCTTTGGCAATCTTCAGCACGCACGGCATCAGGTCGACAATGATGAAAAGTTAAAGTGTCGCATGAAGGATTTGCTACGTGAAGACGGGCTCGATTTTCCCGGAAAGGTCCGGGTCCGGCATTTTCTGCAGGTTCTCGATGACTATCCCGGCGGCGTGACGAGCGCCGTGAGCCGCCCGCTCACAGGTCTGAAAGTCGCCTGCCATTACGGCTGCCATGCCCTGCGCCCCGAAAATATCACCCATTTCGACGATCCTCTGGCACCGACTATCTTCGAACGTCTGGTTGCCGCCACCGGCGCCTCTCCCCTACCCTGGGATCTGCGCCTTGAGTGCTGCGGCTATCCACTTCGCGGCCGTGACGAGACCATCGCGGATCTGCTTGTGGCGAAAAAAATGGCCGACGCGAAATCAGCCGGCGCGGACTTGCTGGCCACGGCCTGCACCTATTGCCAGCTGCAGTTCGGGAACGAGAACCGGAAAAGCCCCCAGACCATCCCGGCCGTCCTCTATTCCCGGATTCTGGGCCTGGCCCTGGGGCTTGACCCGGACGAGCTTGGCATCAAACCCGGCGACCTGCTGGCCCGCTTCGTGGTTTGA
- the glpK gene encoding glycerol kinase, translating to MARYVGAVDQGTTSSRFIIFDERGRIVGMDQKEHEQIYPKPGWVEHDPMEIWNNTQDVIRGALAKSGIKGSELSSIGITNQRETTVVWDRFTGKPYYNAIVWQCTRTHEICKQLIADGGQDRFRAVTGLPVATYFSGPKMRWILDNVPEARAAAGKGNALFGTIETWIIWWLTGGPKGGAHVTDVTNASRTMLMDLKTLAWDEEILRIMDIPLQGLPRIVPSSDSDTWGPTSEDGPIGARVPVCGAVGDQQAALVGQTCFAPGEAKNTYGTGCFLLMHTGHEPIQSKHGLITTLAYQFSGRKPSYCLEGSIAIAGALVQWLRDNLQMFSSAPEIETLARQVEDTGGMYIVPAFSGLYAPYWRPDARGVMVGLTRYINRNHFARAVLEATAYQAKDIVLAMNKDSGVELKTLKADGGMVYNELLMQFQADILNVPVIRPKVAETTCLGAAYAAGIASGFWSGREELYNNWEEDKRWIPDMAEEKRAELFAGWQKAVTRTFDWVD from the coding sequence ATGGCCCGCTACGTAGGCGCAGTCGATCAGGGAACCACCAGCAGCCGCTTCATCATCTTTGACGAACGCGGCCGTATCGTCGGCATGGACCAGAAGGAGCACGAGCAGATCTATCCGAAGCCCGGCTGGGTCGAACACGATCCCATGGAGATCTGGAACAACACCCAGGACGTCATCCGGGGGGCCTTGGCAAAATCCGGGATCAAGGGCTCGGAGCTATCGTCCATCGGCATCACCAACCAGCGCGAGACCACGGTGGTCTGGGACCGCTTCACCGGCAAACCCTACTACAACGCCATCGTCTGGCAGTGCACCCGTACCCACGAAATCTGCAAGCAGCTCATCGCCGACGGCGGCCAGGACCGTTTCAGGGCCGTGACCGGGCTGCCGGTTGCGACCTATTTTTCAGGCCCCAAGATGCGCTGGATCCTGGACAACGTACCCGAGGCCCGTGCCGCCGCAGGCAAAGGCAACGCCCTCTTCGGCACCATCGAGACCTGGATCATCTGGTGGCTGACCGGCGGTCCCAAGGGAGGCGCGCACGTGACCGACGTGACCAACGCCAGCCGGACCATGCTCATGGATCTCAAAACCCTGGCCTGGGACGAGGAAATCCTCAGGATCATGGACATCCCGCTGCAGGGTCTGCCGCGCATCGTGCCGTCATCGGACAGCGACACCTGGGGCCCCACCAGCGAGGACGGTCCCATCGGCGCGCGCGTGCCGGTCTGCGGAGCCGTCGGCGACCAGCAGGCCGCCCTGGTGGGCCAGACCTGTTTTGCCCCCGGCGAAGCCAAGAACACCTACGGCACGGGCTGCTTTCTGCTCATGCACACGGGCCACGAGCCCATCCAGTCCAAGCATGGGCTCATCACCACCCTGGCCTACCAGTTCAGCGGCCGCAAGCCATCCTACTGTCTGGAAGGGTCCATCGCCATTGCCGGGGCGCTGGTGCAGTGGCTGCGCGACAACCTGCAGATGTTCTCTTCGGCACCGGAGATAGAGACCCTGGCCAGACAGGTCGAAGACACGGGCGGCATGTACATTGTCCCGGCCTTCTCCGGCCTCTACGCCCCCTACTGGCGACCCGACGCACGCGGCGTCATGGTCGGCCTGACCCGTTACATCAACCGCAACCACTTCGCCCGTGCCGTGCTCGAGGCCACCGCCTACCAGGCCAAGGACATCGTCCTGGCCATGAACAAGGACTCCGGCGTGGAGTTGAAAACGCTCAAGGCCGACGGCGGCATGGTCTACAACGAACTGCTCATGCAGTTCCAGGCCGACATCCTGAACGTTCCGGTCATCCGCCCCAAAGTGGCCGAGACCACCTGTCTTGGTGCGGCCTACGCGGCGGGAATCGCCTCGGGCTTCTGGTCCGGACGCGAGGAACTCTATAACAACTGGGAAGAGGACAAACGCTGGATCCCGGACATGGCTGAAGAAAAGCGCGCAGAACTCTTTGCGGGATGGCAAAAGGCCGTGACCAGGACCTTCGACTGGGTGGACTAG
- a CDS encoding histidine kinase → MIEAIVGDWMNISRLTDNVFTPVLRCVVRLLPSLLLFCLLPLCARAEGERVLFISSYHPGFPTFFQQTDGLRAELVPAGITLDVEFMDTKRFSGTGYEAHFLENLRFKLGKVPAYDAFIVADDAALQFVLDNRQDLFAGRPVIFCGVNNQDLAHSLSGTPDMTGVIESISMRETLEALWRMKPGLKTIYALADGEPGGQGDLRTYLAQREFFPGKSLRVLALDAMTWSGLQDRLSALNQDEAVLLLSAYRDRDLATRSFEDALEFILKHARVPVVHLWEHGLGQGILGGRIISHTEQGRIAGRLALKILAGTPAHSIPVVEGSEANRYVFDHAVLTRFGIEESLLPPGSEIRGKPFSILSQYGAEIGIAAVALAVQMVLVAALISRIFRLRRAQVRIKDSEKRYRALFDANADGILAADIITRRFVFANPAVCQMFGYSEEEFRALRVDDIHPQDKLDEVLGNFRVQALGQKGTVEALPCLRRDGSHFLADIRSFLLENDGMSCAVGLFRDVTERSQILDALRQTQERLSLAIAGSNDGIWDWDRVDDQVYFSPRWKEIIGYEDHELHNDLEEWRSRIHPEDRERVLSVNNQFFESDASHFVVEYRLRHKNGTYRWIMGRGTCLRDKDGVPCRLAGSHADITERKAMELELVNVRDAALAASVAKSAFLANMSHEIRTPLNGVMGMLQLLDSSSLSGEQKNFVHMADLSGRRLTALLSDILDISRIEAGKLMLTERDFDLEEMRDSIVTLFSIPARKNGVELIVELASDLPSRLIGDDLRLRQILFNLVGNAVKFTREGFVRTQISMLSRRPDNECLLLFSVEDSGEGISDSLLPVIFDPFVQGEGSYVRSHQGAGLGLAIVGRLMHMMGGSLAIDSSDTGTTICFSLRFKVPAISAKTTVEHERPGKSGYRKLRILIAEDDPVSMFAAQRILGKAGHVVTPASDGGQALELLREMDFDLVLMDVQMPVQDGMEVTAAIRSDQTLGEKSRIPIVAMTAYAMSGDREKFLAGGMDGYIAKPLDSATLYEIISDVVFQKKGRNAFVDDTLTENDALEPKPEDA, encoded by the coding sequence ATGATCGAAGCCATTGTGGGGGATTGGATGAATATTTCAAGATTGACCGACAACGTATTCACGCCGGTGCTGCGTTGCGTTGTGCGGCTCTTGCCGTCCCTCCTGCTGTTCTGCCTGCTTCCTCTCTGCGCCCGGGCGGAAGGGGAACGGGTGCTCTTTATCAGTTCCTATCATCCGGGTTTTCCGACTTTCTTCCAGCAGACCGATGGGCTACGCGCGGAACTGGTGCCGGCCGGCATCACGCTCGATGTCGAATTCATGGACACAAAGCGCTTTTCCGGAACCGGCTATGAGGCGCATTTTTTGGAGAACCTGCGTTTCAAGCTTGGAAAAGTTCCTGCCTACGACGCCTTCATCGTCGCCGATGACGCGGCGCTGCAATTCGTCCTGGACAACCGCCAGGACCTGTTTGCCGGAAGGCCCGTGATTTTTTGCGGCGTCAACAATCAGGATCTGGCTCACTCCTTGAGCGGAACCCCCGACATGACCGGGGTCATTGAATCGATTTCAATGCGCGAGACCCTCGAAGCTTTGTGGCGCATGAAGCCCGGATTGAAAACGATCTATGCGTTGGCAGACGGGGAGCCCGGTGGCCAGGGAGACCTGCGCACCTATTTGGCGCAACGTGAGTTTTTTCCCGGGAAAAGCCTTCGGGTGCTCGCACTTGATGCAATGACCTGGAGCGGGCTTCAAGACAGGCTTTCCGCCCTGAATCAGGACGAGGCCGTGCTGCTGCTTTCCGCATACCGTGACCGGGATCTGGCGACCAGGTCTTTTGAAGATGCCCTGGAATTCATCCTGAAGCACGCACGCGTACCGGTGGTGCATCTCTGGGAACATGGACTCGGGCAAGGAATCCTTGGCGGCAGGATCATCTCGCACACGGAGCAGGGGCGCATAGCGGGACGGTTGGCCCTGAAAATTCTGGCGGGAACGCCTGCCCATTCAATACCGGTGGTCGAGGGCAGCGAGGCTAACCGTTATGTCTTCGACCATGCGGTGCTGACCCGCTTCGGCATCGAGGAGTCCTTGCTGCCGCCGGGCAGTGAAATCCGGGGCAAGCCTTTCTCCATCCTTTCCCAATATGGCGCAGAGATTGGCATCGCGGCCGTGGCCCTGGCCGTGCAGATGGTACTGGTGGCGGCACTGATCAGCCGGATATTCCGTTTGCGTCGCGCCCAGGTCCGGATCAAGGACAGCGAAAAGCGCTACAGGGCGCTCTTCGACGCCAATGCCGATGGAATACTGGCCGCTGACATCATTACCCGGCGTTTTGTTTTCGCCAATCCTGCCGTGTGCCAGATGTTCGGCTACTCCGAGGAGGAATTTCGGGCGCTGAGGGTGGATGACATTCATCCGCAGGACAAGCTTGATGAGGTTCTCGGCAATTTCAGAGTTCAGGCCCTGGGGCAAAAAGGCACTGTGGAAGCGCTGCCCTGCCTGCGACGGGATGGGAGCCATTTTTTGGCCGATATCCGCAGCTTTCTGCTCGAAAACGATGGAATGTCCTGCGCCGTGGGCCTTTTCCGGGACGTGACCGAACGCAGCCAGATCCTTGATGCCCTGCGCCAGACCCAGGAACGCCTGTCCCTGGCCATTGCCGGCAGCAATGACGGCATCTGGGATTGGGACCGGGTTGACGATCAGGTCTATTTTTCCCCGCGCTGGAAGGAGATCATCGGTTACGAGGACCACGAGCTGCACAATGACCTGGAGGAATGGCGAAGCAGGATTCATCCCGAGGACAGGGAGCGGGTGCTGTCGGTGAACAACCAGTTCTTTGAAAGCGACGCGTCCCATTTCGTCGTTGAATACAGGCTGCGGCACAAGAACGGCACCTACCGCTGGATCATGGGCCGTGGCACCTGCCTGCGCGACAAGGACGGCGTGCCATGTCGCTTGGCCGGGTCGCACGCGGATATCACCGAACGCAAGGCCATGGAGCTCGAACTTGTGAACGTACGTGACGCGGCCCTGGCCGCAAGCGTCGCCAAGAGCGCCTTTCTGGCCAACATGAGCCATGAGATCCGTACGCCGTTGAACGGGGTCATGGGCATGCTGCAACTCCTTGATTCTTCCTCCCTGAGCGGGGAACAGAAGAACTTCGTGCACATGGCCGATCTTTCGGGCCGACGTCTGACCGCGCTTCTGTCCGACATCCTGGACATCTCCCGCATCGAAGCCGGCAAGCTCATGCTGACTGAACGCGATTTTGATCTTGAGGAAATGCGTGATTCCATCGTAACCCTCTTTTCAATCCCGGCGCGAAAAAATGGTGTAGAGCTCATTGTTGAGCTGGCTTCGGATCTTCCTTCGAGGTTGATCGGGGATGATCTGCGGCTGCGTCAGATCCTCTTCAATCTGGTCGGGAACGCGGTCAAATTCACCCGCGAGGGATTCGTGCGCACTCAGATCAGCATGCTGTCCAGACGGCCCGACAACGAATGCCTGCTTCTTTTTTCTGTCGAGGACAGCGGGGAAGGCATCAGCGACTCACTCTTGCCCGTTATTTTCGACCCTTTCGTACAGGGCGAGGGTTCCTATGTGCGTAGCCACCAGGGAGCGGGGCTTGGTCTGGCCATTGTCGGACGGCTCATGCACATGATGGGCGGATCGCTGGCCATCGACAGTTCGGACACTGGCACGACGATATGCTTTTCCCTGAGGTTCAAGGTCCCGGCGATCTCGGCCAAGACAACCGTCGAACACGAGCGGCCCGGTAAAAGCGGGTACAGGAAACTGCGCATTCTGATCGCCGAGGACGATCCGGTGAGCATGTTCGCAGCACAGCGGATTCTGGGCAAGGCGGGGCATGTTGTCACCCCGGCCTCGGACGGCGGACAGGCTCTTGAATTGCTCCGGGAGATGGATTTTGACCTTGTCCTCATGGATGTGCAGATGCCGGTCCAGGACGGCATGGAGGTCACGGCAGCTATCCGCAGTGATCAGACCCTGGGGGAAAAATCACGCATCCCCATAGTGGCCATGACCGCTTACGCCATGAGCGGCGACCGCGAAAAATTTCTTGCTGGCGGCATGGACGGCTATATTGCCAAACCGCTGGACAGTGCGACTCTTTATGAAATCATTTCCGATGTCGTTTTCCAAAAAAAAGGGCGCAACGCATTCGTGGATGACACTCTGACCGAAAACGACGCTTTGGAACCAAAGCCCGAGGATGCATGA
- a CDS encoding hybrid sensor histidine kinase/response regulator, with protein MAGRIPRHKDGSLYWESALIAPILDSEGRITHYVAIKEDITQRRHAEEELRKRDINFKKIVDILPQLVSYIDKDLCYRFVNAAYASFFSDKKFIGRTVPEVIGEKAFEATRGHIDQVFQGKTVHYGATLTYPVVGERFVDVYLIPYYSDHGIVGGYYAILNDLTHLKKIEDSLRRAKDEAEAANKLKSEFLANMSHEIRTPLNGILGMLQLMQSSKLDETQSHCLHTAIKSSKRLTRLLSDILDISKIEADKMVFRKHAFDIKDVDKALTELFGQAVKEKGVAYEFRGDPCLPSQVLGDEARLVQVLFNLVGNSLKFTDQGRVCVEVSVLPFTAKAPLRLLFSVSDTGLGMSQQTQKDIFEPFIQSDGSYTRKHQGVGLGLTIVRKLVQRMGGSLCLDSASGQGTAVYVSLPFELPPRRSGVERARCGKCEGVPGLRLLMVEDDAVNLLCGQKLLEKAGYAVTTARDGQEALEVLMIKEFDLVLMDIQMPVLDGIQTTRAIRHAASFAHVSDIPIIALTAHAMAGDQEKFMAAEMDGYLSKPFDLCKINLEIARVISLPRRGAWRTE; from the coding sequence GTGGCGGGGCGAATTCCGCGCCACAAGGACGGCAGCCTCTACTGGGAATCCGCCCTCATCGCGCCCATCCTCGACTCCGAAGGCCGGATCACCCACTATGTGGCCATCAAGGAGGACATCACCCAGCGCCGCCATGCGGAAGAGGAATTGCGCAAGCGCGACATCAACTTCAAGAAAATCGTGGACATCCTGCCGCAGCTGGTCTCCTATATCGACAAGGATCTTTGCTATCGCTTCGTCAATGCAGCGTACGCCAGCTTTTTTTCGGACAAAAAATTCATCGGCCGTACCGTCCCGGAAGTCATCGGCGAAAAGGCCTTTGAGGCGACACGGGGGCATATTGATCAGGTTTTCCAGGGCAAGACCGTGCATTACGGAGCCACCCTGACGTATCCGGTCGTGGGTGAACGCTTTGTCGATGTCTACCTCATCCCGTATTATTCGGACCATGGGATCGTAGGCGGCTATTACGCTATCCTGAACGACCTTACCCATCTGAAGAAAATCGAGGATTCCCTGCGCCGGGCCAAGGACGAGGCTGAGGCCGCCAACAAGCTCAAGTCCGAATTCCTGGCCAACATGAGCCATGAAATCCGCACGCCCCTGAACGGCATCCTCGGCATGCTGCAGCTCATGCAGAGCAGCAAACTGGACGAGACGCAGAGCCATTGTCTGCACACGGCCATCAAATCGTCCAAGCGTCTGACCCGGCTGTTGAGCGACATCCTCGACATTTCGAAAATCGAGGCCGACAAAATGGTTTTCCGCAAGCATGCCTTCGACATCAAGGATGTCGACAAGGCACTCACGGAATTGTTCGGGCAGGCGGTTAAGGAAAAAGGCGTTGCCTACGAGTTCAGGGGCGACCCCTGCCTGCCTAGCCAGGTCCTGGGTGACGAGGCGAGGCTGGTCCAGGTGCTTTTCAATCTGGTCGGCAACTCTCTGAAGTTCACCGACCAGGGCCGCGTCTGCGTAGAAGTCTCGGTCCTGCCGTTCACGGCCAAAGCTCCTCTTCGTCTGCTTTTTTCGGTCAGCGACACGGGGCTCGGCATGTCGCAGCAAACCCAGAAGGATATCTTCGAACCCTTCATCCAGAGCGACGGCTCCTACACCAGGAAGCATCAGGGAGTGGGGCTGGGGCTGACCATAGTGCGCAAGCTCGTACAGCGCATGGGCGGGAGCCTGTGCCTGGATTCAGCCTCCGGCCAGGGCACGGCTGTTTACGTTTCCCTGCCGTTCGAGCTGCCGCCCAGACGCTCCGGAGTGGAACGCGCCCGGTGCGGAAAGTGCGAGGGGGTTCCCGGTCTCAGGCTGCTCATGGTCGAGGACGACGCGGTCAATCTGCTTTGCGGTCAGAAGCTTCTTGAAAAGGCGGGGTATGCGGTCACAACTGCCCGTGACGGTCAGGAAGCGCTTGAAGTGCTCATGATCAAGGAGTTCGATCTGGTGCTGATGGACATCCAGATGCCTGTTCTCGACGGAATCCAGACTACCCGGGCCATCCGGCACGCCGCGTCCTTCGCGCACGTGTCGGACATCCCCATCATCGCCCTGACCGCTCATGCCATGGCCGGAGATCAGGAGAAATTCATGGCAGCCGAGATGGATGGTTATTTGAGCAAGCCTTTTGACCTTTGCAAAATCAACCTGGAGATAGCCAGAGTCATCTCCCTGCCGCGCAGGGGGGCATGGCGGACGGAGTGA
- the glpB gene encoding anaerobic glycerol-3-phosphate dehydrogenase subunit B, whose amino-acid sequence MKTYDVMVIGSGFAGMAAALFAARRGLSVAQTGATGGIDFSTGFIDLLAVHPTEEQKVWEDPFAALAALRRDLPDHPYCRVSDAEICRALEDFTTFLGEHGLCYRGRAGKNTLTLTAAGTMKPTYLLPCTAWNGVEAWEMKAPTLIVDFHGLKGLSAKQIAQVRKDSWPALNVTRVKFPGMSGELYPEHMAWSMADPARRSELAQTVAPLIADAQYIGFPAILGMTDTVAVLRHMEELLGRPVFEIPTLPPSIAGPRLRAACDRGLPALGVRTYTQKMITKAACSDEGFHFTAGSGSTSVELFAHNAILASGRFFGKGLRADRHRIHESVFDLPVCQPDNRSLWHRPEFFDPKGHEINQAGIETDQNLRPLDAQGRVFHPRLHAAGAILAHQDWMRMKCGAGLAIATAYKAVSSL is encoded by the coding sequence ATGAAAACGTATGATGTCATGGTCATCGGCTCGGGTTTTGCCGGGATGGCCGCAGCGCTTTTCGCCGCCAGACGAGGACTGTCCGTGGCCCAGACAGGAGCCACGGGCGGCATTGACTTCAGTACCGGGTTCATCGATCTTTTGGCCGTGCATCCCACCGAAGAGCAAAAAGTCTGGGAGGATCCCTTTGCCGCACTGGCCGCACTGCGCCGTGATCTTCCGGACCACCCGTACTGCCGGGTGAGCGACGCGGAGATTTGCCGGGCACTGGAGGACTTCACCACTTTTCTTGGCGAACACGGGCTTTGCTATCGGGGCCGCGCCGGGAAGAACACCCTGACCCTGACCGCCGCCGGAACCATGAAGCCAACCTATCTGCTGCCCTGCACGGCCTGGAACGGGGTCGAGGCCTGGGAAATGAAGGCGCCCACGCTGATTGTCGATTTTCACGGGCTCAAAGGCCTGAGCGCAAAGCAGATCGCACAGGTGCGGAAAGATTCCTGGCCGGCTCTCAACGTGACGCGGGTAAAATTTCCCGGCATGAGCGGTGAACTCTATCCCGAACACATGGCCTGGAGCATGGCCGACCCGGCACGCCGGTCGGAGCTGGCCCAGACCGTCGCACCGCTCATTGCGGACGCGCAATACATAGGCTTTCCGGCCATTCTTGGCATGACCGACACCGTTGCCGTGCTGCGGCACATGGAAGAGCTGCTTGGCAGACCGGTCTTTGAAATCCCCACCCTGCCTCCTTCCATCGCCGGTCCCCGGCTGCGCGCCGCCTGCGATCGTGGCCTTCCGGCCCTCGGAGTGCGCACATATACGCAGAAAATGATCACGAAAGCTGCATGTTCCGACGAAGGATTTCATTTTACCGCCGGAAGCGGTTCGACGTCCGTTGAACTTTTCGCACACAACGCGATTCTTGCCAGTGGGCGTTTCTTCGGTAAAGGCTTGAGGGCGGACCGTCACCGCATTCATGAGTCGGTCTTCGATCTGCCCGTCTGCCAGCCAGACAACCGGAGCCTGTGGCATCGCCCCGAGTTTTTCGACCCGAAAGGACACGAGATCAATCAGGCCGGAATAGAGACTGATCAAAACTTGCGGCCATTGGATGCGCAGGGCCGGGTCTTTCATCCCCGCCTGCATGCCGCAGGAGCGATCCTGGCCCATCAGGACTGGATGCGCATGAAGTGCGGAGCCGGTTTGGCCATCGCCACCGCCTACAAGGCGGTATCCTCCTTGTAA
- a CDS encoding chemotaxis protein CheD: MIIPEQAINGLEDCRELPHDYLLVGQGGIYSSPTLVQTVLGSCVSVTMYCAKYRWGGIFHALLPRIEDFSGSRATGDQYRYVDSSIWSLLREFAKSGISAKSLECKIFGGASPLHQHCDTSAGNRNVKVAMEVLAEEGVTVSASSVGGNGGRKLFFRTDTGLVLQKRFIVTACKECKS; this comes from the coding sequence ATGATCATCCCGGAACAGGCCATCAACGGCCTCGAAGATTGCCGGGAACTTCCTCATGACTACCTTTTGGTGGGTCAGGGAGGGATCTACAGCAGCCCGACTTTGGTACAGACGGTGCTCGGTTCGTGCGTTTCCGTGACAATGTACTGCGCAAAATATCGCTGGGGCGGAATTTTTCACGCGTTGTTGCCGCGCATCGAAGATTTTTCAGGGAGCAGGGCAACCGGGGATCAGTATCGCTACGTCGATTCATCCATCTGGAGTCTGCTCCGGGAATTCGCCAAATCGGGAATTTCAGCAAAAAGCCTCGAATGCAAGATTTTTGGCGGGGCCTCGCCGCTGCATCAGCACTGCGACACCTCCGCCGGAAACCGCAACGTCAAGGTCGCCATGGAAGTCCTGGCCGAGGAGGGCGTGACCGTCAGCGCCTCCAGCGTCGGCGGCAACGGCGGCCGCAAGCTTTTCTTCAGGACGGATACTGGCTTGGTGCTGCAGAAACGCTTCATCGTCACCGCCTGCAAGGAATGCAAGAGTTGA